AGAAATGAGCTCAAGATGACTCAAACAGATTTTGCTGAAGCAGTGCATGTTAGCTTTTCAACAGTTAATAGATGGGAAAATAATAAAGTTGTACCTAATAGAATGGCGCGTGCTCTAATTATAGATTTTTGTGAAAAGAATGGTGTAAGTGAATTACTTATAAAAGCGTTAAAAGAATATAAATAGATGGATGGTGACAACATGGAAAAATCAATTTTAGAGAGGTTTGGTTTTAAATATAATAAAAGGAGCGTCCATACAGGTCGGACTATAATGTTGGAAGAGTTATCAAATCTCCTTGAAGCTGTTCCAGATGCGATTGTATATGATGATTATATTAAAGCTATTATAGATCAAAATTGCCTTTTGAAGAGATCATCTTCTTCCCGGACAATAACAGCTAATTTTTTAACGGAATTATACTCTCTTGATCCTACAATATCGATTTTCAGGAATTTATTATTTTTCTGGAATCGTGATGAAGAAGGAAGACCACTATTAGCAATGCTTTGTGCATTTTGTAGAGACAGAGTTCTAAACTACTCTTTCAAAGCAATTAAATCACTAGAACATAATGCCGAAGTCAAAAAAAAGTCTATAGAAGAGTTGATTGATGAGATGGAGCCGAATCGATTTAGTGAATCTACACTACAATCAATGGCTCGTAATATTTTGTCTAGCTGGACAAAAAGCGGTCACCTAAAGGGGAGACGTGATAAAGTCAGAGTTCAAGCGAAAGCTACACCTGCTACTGTGGCATATGCTATATTCCTTGGATATTTAGAGGGGCAGCGAGGTCCAGCTCTTTTTGAAACAACGTATATGGAGATAAATGATTGTTCTAAGGAAATGGCAATAGAACTTGCTGAAAATGCTTCAGCTCGTGGATGGATATTTTTTAAGCGAATTGGTAATGTGATGGAGATTTCACTTCCAAACCTTATTACTAAGGAGGAGGCAGATTTAATTTATGAGCAAAATTGATGTACTATTAAAGAATTACGAAAAAACTATTTCGATTCCTTGGAGAGATCTTGCTGCAGCTCAAAGAGTAATTTTTGCAGTTTACCAGGAATCTGATGAGCGTAGACTTAAGGCTAAGATTACAGAATTTGAATTAGCTACAAGAAATTTAAATCATGGGTGGTTAGAATTTAACTTAACAGATACATTTTCAGAGTGGATGCATAGTCAACGTTATGCAAAGAGTTATTATAAAAATCCAAAACTATTGTCTAATATTATTCATAAATATAGCGACTATATAGAAGAAAAATTCAGAAGGTTTATTGACAGTGAAAATATCACTGATGAAGATGTAGTTGCACTTTCAGGTGTTGGTTCTATCTTTGGATTTATAAAGGTTAGAGATTTAGTTGATAGGTTATCACCAATGGTGAAAGGAAGGCTTCTGGTGTTCTTCCCAGGAAGCTATGAAAATAATAATTATCGGTTACTTGATGGGTATGATGGTTGGAATTATCATGCACTACCTATTACATGTAATAAAATAATCTAAGGGGGATTTATATGCTGAATAAAGATGTATATTTGATTAATCCATTAGAACGTAAACTTGTTAATGAAGGCGTTGCAAGCGTTAATGATAGGAATCTTAATGTGCTTCGTTATGAAGTAGAGACTTTTGTTTGTGATGGGCAATATGAAAAAGGGATGGAACATATTCTTGAAGTTTATTTAAGAAACTTGGGACACGAACAACAACCAGCAGTTTGGGTTAGTGGCTTTTTTGGTTCTGGTAAATCACACTTAGTAAAAATGTTAGGTGCTTTTTGGCAGGATGTCGAGTTTCAAGATGGTGCAAGAGCTAGATCATTAGCAGATTTACCTGATAGTATAAAAGTTCTCCTTCATGAATTAAGTACTCAAGCTAAAAGATATGGTGGTTTGCATGCAGCCATGGGTACATTGAGTGCTGGTGCTAGTGGAAGTGTTAGGTTGGCTTTACTGAGAATAATATATAAATCTGCTGGGTTACCAGAAAATTATGCAAATGCA
The Desulfofalx alkaliphila DSM 12257 genome window above contains:
- a CDS encoding helix-turn-helix domain-containing protein; this encodes RNELKMTQTDFAEAVHVSFSTVNRWENNKVVPNRMARALIIDFCEKNGVSELLIKALKEYK
- a CDS encoding BREX protein BrxB domain-containing protein gives rise to the protein MSKIDVLLKNYEKTISIPWRDLAAAQRVIFAVYQESDERRLKAKITEFELATRNLNHGWLEFNLTDTFSEWMHSQRYAKSYYKNPKLLSNIIHKYSDYIEEKFRRFIDSENITDEDVVALSGVGSIFGFIKVRDLVDRLSPMVKGRLLVFFPGSYENNNYRLLDGYDGWNYHALPITCNKII